The Streptomyces sp. NBC_00459 DNA segment CGACTACAAGCCGCAGGAGTGGACCCCGGTCGACTCGGTCGCGTGGCTGAAGGCGATGGCCTGGGACCTGCGCGGCAACATGCAGGACGAGATCGACCGCTCCCTGCTGACCAGCCGTCTCGGCCCGCAGCAGATCGCCGACCTGTACCCGGAGTACCCGTACAGCCGGAACAAGCCGATCGTCCAGGAAGGCGCGTACGACGCCACGACGCGGACGTACGTGCAGGGCGGCAGCGCCGCGAGCACGGAGTCCGCGTCCTCGGGTACGTCCGGAACCTCGGCTGCCGACTCCGCGGCCTTCCAGAGCCAGCTGGAGGGCCTCTACCGGGTCCTCGACGACCTTCCGACGGCCGTCGGGGTGAACGGCAACGGCATCGGCTCCAACTCCTGGGTCGTCGGCGGCGACCACACCATCACCGGAAAGCCGCTGCTGGCCAACGACCCGCACCTGTCGCCGTCGCTGCCGTCCGTCTGGTACCAGATGGGCCTGCACTGCCGCAGCGTCTCCGCCAAGTGCCAGTACGACGTCGCCGGATACACCTTCGCGGGCATGCCCGGTGTGATCATCGGCCACAACGCCGACATCGCCTGGGGCATGACCAACTCGGGCGTCGACGTCACCGACCTCTACCTGGAGAAGCTCTCCGGCGACGGCTACCTGTACGACGGGAAGACGAAGCCGTTCACCACGCGTGAGGAGACCATCAAGGTCGCGGGCGGCGCGTCCAAGAAGATCGTCGTCCGCGAGACCGAAAACGGACCCCTGCTGTCCGACCGCAGCGACGAGCTCGTCAAGGTCGGCCAGAAGGCCACCGTCGACGCCTCCGCCCCCGACCGCGGTGACGGCTACGGCATCGCGCTGCGCTGGACCGCGCTCGACCCCGGCAAGTCCATGGACGCCGTCTTCCTGATCGACAAGGCGTCGAACTGGGCCGAGTTCCGCGCGGGCGCCGCCTCCTTCGACGTGCCCTCGCAGAACCTCGTCTACGCCGACACCGAGGGCAACATCGGCTACCAGCTGCCGGGACGCATCCCCACGCGCGCGGCGGGCGACGACGGCTCGCTCCCGGTCCCCGGCTGGGACTCCAAGTACCGCTGGACCGGCTACCTCAAGCAGGCCGAGCTGCCCTTCGAGTACAACCCGAAGCGCGGCTACATCGTGACCGCCAACCAGGCCGTCGTCGACAAGGCCAAGTACCCGTACACGCTCACCACGGACTGGGGCTACGGCACCCGCAGCCAGCGCATCACCGACCTGATCGAGTCGAAGATCAGGGGCGGCGGCAAGATCTCCACCGACGACATGCGCCAGATGCAGCTGGACAACAGCAGCGAGATCGCCAAGCTGCTGGTGCCCAAGCTGCTGGCGATCGACGTCAAGGACAAGTACGTCCGTGAGGCGCAGAAGCTCCTCGTGGGCTGGGACTACACCCAGGACCCCGACTCGGCCGCGGCTGCCTACTTCAACTCGGTCTGGCGCAACATCCTGAAGCTCGCCTTCGGCAACAAGCTGCCCAAGGAGGTGCGGGTCGAGGGTCAGTGCCTGTACGTCAAGCCGGTGAACACCACCAGCCCCGCCGACGCGGACCAGCGGGTGCTCGAATGCGGCCAGCGGGAAGCGGACCAGGCGCAGCCGGACGGCGGCGACCGCTGGTTCGAGGTGGTCCGCAAGCTCATCAACGACCAGGACAACGACTGGTGGAGCACGCCGAAGACTCGTACCAAGCCGGCCGCGACCAACCGCGACCAGCTGTTCGCGCGCGCCATGTCGGACGCCCGCTGGGAGCTGACCGCCAAGCTCGGCAAGGACATCGACACCTGGAGCTGGGGCCGGCTGCACCGCCTGTTCCTGAAGAACCAGACCCTGGGCACCGAGGGCCCCGGCTTCGTGCAGTACATCCTCAACCGCGGCCCCTGGAAGCTCGGCGGCGGCGAGGCGACGGTCAACGCGACGGGCTGGAACGCGGCCGGTGGCTACGGCGTCGTCTGGGTGCCGTCGATGCGGATGGTGGTCAACCTCGGCGACCTCGACAAGTCGAAGTGGATCAACCTGACAGGAGCCTCCGGGCACGCCTTCAGCGACCACTACACCGACCAGACGGGCAAGTGGGTCAAGGGCGAACTGCTGGACTGGTCCTTCTCGGACAAGGCGGTCGACGACAGTACGAGCGACACGTTGCTGCTGAAACCGTGAGCACGCGGTAATCGAGCACCCGGCGATCCGGAAAATGGCCCTCCACGCGCGTGGAGGGCCATTTTCCGGATCAGCAGGGGCCGCGGAACCGACGTACTCCCGTAGGCGTGACCACCGCGTGCACCGGCCGGTCGTGCGGCTCGGCCGGGACCCGGGGGACGACCTCGGAGTCGTACAGCAGCACCACCAGGGCCGGATCGGCGCCCGCGCGCTCCAGCCGGGCCAGCACACGGTCGTACGAGCCTCCGCCGCGCCCCAGACGTAGCCCGAGGCCGTCCACGGCCAGACCGGGCAGCAGAACGGCGTCGGCGCCCGTCACGGCGTCCGCTCCGAGGCGGTCGCCGGCCGGCTCCAGGAGAGCCATCCGGCCGCCGTGCCGCACCTCCGCCAGGGACCCCTCCCCGGAGTACCGGCCCCAGTCGAGGTCGTTGTCCGGGAGGAGCACCGGCAGCAGGACCCGCACCCCGCGCGCGTGGAGGACGTCGAGCAGCGCCCGGGTGCCGGGTTCGGTGCCGACGGAGACGTACGCGGCCACCGTGCGCGCGTGCGCGAGCTCGGGCAGGTCGAGCGCGCGGGAGGCCAGGGCGGCCCCCGCCACCTCCACGTCGGCGGCCGTCAACCCGCCTCTCACCGCGAGGAGGTCCCGCCGCAACGTGCGCTTGTCAGGCTCTGCCCCCATGGCTCTCCCTATCGCGTCCAGCGTTCTCATGCGCCTCATACGTAGATGTGAGCCTCATTTAATCGGCGCCACGGAATCCGTACAAAGGCTCCGGATAAGGTTGCCGCATGACTGAGTCGCACCCCAGGATCAGCAAGGCTGTCATCCCCGCAGCAGGCCTCGGCACCCGGTTCCTGCCGGCCACCAAGGCCACTCCCAAGGAGATGCTGCCGGTCGTCGACAAGCCGGCGATCCAGTACGTGGTCGAGGAGGCCGCGTCCGCGGGCCTCGACGACGTCCTCATGATCACAGGACGCAACAAGCGCCCCCTTGAGGACCACTTCGACCGCAACTACGAGCTGGAGTCCGCCCTTCAGAAGAAGGGCGACGCCGCGCGACTCGCCAAGGTCCAGGAGTCCAGCGACCTCGCCACCATGCACTACGTCCGCCAGGGCGACCCCAAGGGCCTCGGCCACGCCGTCCTGTGCGCGGCCCCGCACGTCGGCCACGAGCCCTTCGCCGTCCTCCTCGGCGACGACCTCATCGACCCCCGCGACCCCCTGCTCCAGCGCATGGTCGAGGTCCAGGAGCAGCACGGCGGCAGCGTGATCGCCCTCATGGAGGTCGCCCCCGAGCAGATCCACATGTACGGCTGCGCGGCCGTCGAGACCACCGACGACGGCGACGTCGTCAAGGTCACCGGCCTGGTCGAGAAGCCGGAGGCGGCGGACGCCCCGTCGAACTACGCGATCATCGGCCGCTACGTCCTCGACCCGCACATCTTCGGCATACTCCGCGAGACCGAGCCCGGCCGCGGCGGCGAGATCCAGCTCACCGACGCCCTCCAACAGCTCGCCCAGGACGAGAAGATCGGCGGCCCCGTGCACGGCGTCGTCTTCAAGGGCCGCCGCTATGACACCGGGGACCGAGGCGACTACCTGCGTGCCATTGTCAGACTCGCATGCGAACGTGAAGACCTGGGCCCGGACTTCCGGACCTGGCTTCGCAGTTACGTAGCCGAGGAGATGTAGCAACGTTGAGCAGCGCCGCGCCCCGCACCGCCGCCCAGGACCACCTGTGGTCGGTGGACGAGCACCTGGAGGACATCCTCGCGACCGTCCGCCCCCTGGAACCCATCGAGCTGCAGATCCTCGACGCCCAGGGCTGCGTCCTGGTCGAGGACGTCACGGTGCAGGTCTCCCTGCCGCCGTTCGACAACAGCTCCATGGACGGGTACGCGGTCCGGGTCGCCGATGTCGCGGGCGCGAGCGAGGAGTTCCCGGCCGCCCTGACGGTGATCGGGGACGTCGCGGCCGGCCAGGACGGACTGCTCCACGTCGGCCCCGGCCAGGCCGCCCGCATCATGACCGGCGCCCCGCTGCCCCCCGGCGCCGAGACGGTCGTCCCCGTGGAGTGGACCGACGGGGGCCTCGGCGAGGGCCCCGTCACCGGGATGCGCGCCCGCAGCACGGACCCCGAGGGCGCCCACGGCCAGGTGCGCGTGCACCGCCCGGCACCGGCACGCGCGCATGTGCGCGCACAGGGCAGCGACGTCCGGGCCGGCGACCGCGCCCTCGCCGAGGGCACCGTCCTGGGCCCGCCGCAGATCGCCCTCCTCGCCGCCATCGGCCGCGGCACCGTCCGCGTACGCCCCCGCCCGCGCGTGGTCGTCATGTCGACCGGCAGCGAGCTGATCCAGCCCGGCGAGAAGCTCGCGCCCGGTCAGATCTACGACTCCAACAGCTTCGCCCTCACCGCCGCCGCCCGGGACGCCGGAGCGATCGCGTACCGCGTGGGCGCGGTCGCCGACGACGCCGAGACCCTCCGCTCCACCATCGAGGACCAGCTCGTCCGCGCCGACCTCGTCGTCACCACCGGGGGCGTCAGCGTGGGCGCGTACGACGTGGTCAAGGAGGCCCTCTCACACGTCGCCGACGAGGACGAGCCCGGCGCCGGCGTCGACTTCCGCAAGCTCGCCATGCAGCCGGGCAAGCCCCAGGGCTTCGGCACCGTCGGCCCCGACCACACCCCGCTGCTCGCCCTGCCGGGCAACCCGGTGTCGTCGTACGTCTCCTTCGAACTGTTCGTCCGGCCCGCGATCCGCGCCCTGATGGGCGTGCCGGACATCCACCGGCCCACGACGAGGGCCGTCCTGGAGACGGACAAGGCGCTGACCTCGCCGCCCGGGCGCCGCCAGTTCCTGCGCGGCACCTGCGCGGACGGCCGGGTGACGCCGGTCGGCGGCGCGGGATCCCACCTGATCGCTGCCCTCGCCCACGCCGACGCACTGATCGTCGTGCCCGAGGACCAGGAGTCCGTGGAGCCCGGCGCCGAGGTCGAGGTCGTCCTGCTCGGCTGACCGGCGGGCGGGGGCGGCTGAAGGGCGCCGGTTGGGAGTACCGTGTCGCGCACAACAGGCCCGACCGGGAGCGCCGCAGCACATGAGCACGCAGGACGACCGACTGACGCACATCGACGAGGCGGGCGCCGCCCGCATGGTCGACGTATCCGCCAAGGACGTGACCGCGCGCACCGCCCGTGCCAGCGGCCGTGTCCTTGTCTCGCCACGCGTGATCGAGCTGCTGCGCGGGGAGGGGGTCCCCAAGGGGGACGCCCTGGCCACCGCGCGGATCGCGGGCATCATGGGCGCCAAGCGGACCCCGGACCTCATCCCGCTCTGCCACCCGTTGTCGGTGTCGGGTGTGAAACTGGACCTGTCGGTCGCGGACGACGCCGTCGAGATCCTGGCCACCGTGAAGACGACGGACCGCACGGGCGTCGAGATGGAGGCCCTCACAGCGGTCTCGGTCGCCGCGCTCACCGTGATCGACATGGTCAAGGCGGTCGACAAGGGGGCGGTCATCACGGACGTCCGGGTGGAGGAGAAGACCGGCGGGAAGTCGGGCACCTGGAGCAGGTCATGACGCAGATGCTGCCTCCCGGGTTCGGGGGCCCGCTGCTCGCGCCCTACGCCGCCATGGTCGTGACCGCGTCCAACCGCGCGGCCGCCGGCGTCTACGAGGACAAGGGCGGTCCCCTGATCGCGGCGGGGCTGGAGAAGTTCGGCTTCGCCGTCGACGGACCGTGGGTCGTGCCCGACGGCGACCCGGTGGAGAACGCCCTGCGGGCCGGTGTCGAGGCCGGGTACGACGTCGTCGTCACCACCGGTGGCACCGGCATCTCGCCGACCGACCGCACCCCGGAGGCGACCCGCGCGGTGCTCGACCTGGAGGTGCCGGGCATCGCCGAGGCCATCCGGGCGTTCGGCCGCGAGAAGGTGCCGACGTCGGCGCTGTCGCGCGGACTGGCCGGCGTCGCGGCCGGGACGCTGATCGTCAATCTGCCGGGCTCCACCGGCGGGGTGAAGGACGGACTGACCGTGCTGGAGCCCCTGTTGAAGCACGCCGTCGACCAGATCCGGGGTGGCGATCACCCCAGACCCGGCGGAAACAGTGGGGGTGCGAGCTGAACAGCCCGTCCTGGCCGGTGGAGCTGGTGGACGGCGATGTCGTCCTCCGGCCCGTCAGGCTGCGCGACCAGCGGACCTGGCGCGAGATCAACCGGCGCAACCGGGACTGGCTGCGGCCCTGGGAGGCGACGATCCCGCCGCCGACCCCCAGCGGCCCGGTTGCCCACCGGCCGACCTACCGCCAGATGATCCGTCATCTGCGCGCGGAGGCGAACGCGGGCCGGATGCTGCCCTTCGCCATCGAGTACCAGGGGCAGCTGGTCGGCCAGTTGACGGTCGCCGGCATCACATGGGGCTCGATGTGTTCGGGACACGTCGGCTACTGGGTGGACGAGGCGGTGGCGGGCCGGGGCGTGATGCCGACGGCGGTCGCACTGGCGGTCGACCACTGTTTCCGTACGGTCGGACTGCATCGCGTCGAGGTCTGCATTCGCCCGGAGAACGGGCCGAGCCGTCGGGTCGTGGAGAAACTCGGATTCCGCGACGAAGGGCTCAGGCCCCGCTATCTCCACATCGACGGGGCCTGGCGCGACCATCTCGTCTTCGCACTGACGGCGGAAGAGGTACCGGAAGGGCTGCTGAGCCGCTGGCAGCGGGCTCGCTCTCGGAACACACCGGGGAACACGCCTCGGAATCCCGCGTAAATTGAATAAGTGTTCGAAAGCGATCGGCCGACGACTGAGTGGCGACCGAGTGGCGATCGACTTGTGGTGCCAAATTCGCGCCCTAGATGACCCGCTGATCGCATCGATCACAAAAAAAGCTCGAAATATCAGCCAGATCGTGCGACACACCGGCTCAATTGGCAGATGGCCTCACGCAAACCCCTCTACCGTGTGAGGCGTGAGCAGCAGCGGCCTCATCTACGCAGTCATTGTCGGGGCCTGGGCCGCCTACTTGGTGCCGATGTGGCTCCGTAGGCAGGACGAGCTGAACGAGGCTCGTCCGACGGAACGCTTCAGCACCGCCATCCGGCTCCTGTCCGGACGGGCGGGCATGGAGCGCCGGTACGCCAAGGACCTGCGGGCGCGCTCCACCGACGAGGGGGAGCACAGCGCCGGAGACCCGGAGGGTGTCACCGACTCGGTGGACGTCCGGGCCTTCGCCGTGCCCCCGACCCGCCCCAAGGCGAAGGTCCAGGTACAGGCGCAGGAGCGGGCGCACCAGGAGCAGTCGCCGGCCCAGGCGCACGAACAGCAGCGGGCGCCGAAGCGGGACCAGCACGCACAGGCGTCCGCTCCGGCTCCGGTCAGGGAACGGGAGCGTGAGCGCGTACCGGCGGCCCGTCGGAGCGCGAGCGCATCGGCGGAAGCCGCCGCGCGCGCCCGGCGCTCGAAGGTGCTCGCGCGCCGACGGCGTACGACGGTGATGTTGTTCTTCGCCTTCACGCTCGGCGCGATCGTCGCGGCGGTCGGCGGACTCGCCTTCCTCTGGGCCCCCGCTGTCCCGGCGGCCATGCTGAGCGGATACATCGCCTATCTGCGTACGCAGGAACGGCGCCGCTTCACCTACCAGATGGACCGGCGCCAGGCCGAGCTCGCCGCGCAGCGACTGCGTGAGCGCCAGCCCCGGCGGCGGCCGTCCACCGACCCCGGGGCGGAGGAGCAGGACGAGCACCCGGAGCCGGCGACCGACCCGGGTCTGTCCGCGCTCGCCGCCGACAGGCGTGCGCTCGTCGAGCAGACCGACCACGCGGAGTGGGTCGACCAGCAGCGCGAACGCCAGCGCCGCCCCGGCCACGGCGACAGCTGGGACCCGGTCCCGGTACCGCTGCCGACGTACGTGACCGCCCCCGTCGCCCCCCGCGCCACGTCCGACGTGGACCTCGGCGCACCGGACGCCTGGAGCGCGGCGCGGTCCAGCACAGTGGGCCGCGAGTCGGAGTCGTCGGCGGACGAGCCGGTGACGGCGGAGGACGCGACGGAGGCGGACCGGTCAGAGCTGTTGGAGGGGCCGGAGTCCGACTCGGACCAGGACCCGGAAGGCTCGGACGGCCGCACCGACGCACGCCGCGCGGCCTCCGCCCGGCGGGCCCGGGAACGGGGCCGTACACCCCTGTTCGACCAGTACGAGGACGGCGAGCGACCTCGCGCGGCCAACGAGTAGCGAGCGGTACGGGCAGGTGGGGGCGTGTGCGGTGGCCCCGACTGACCAGCGCGGAACGGATTTCCGAGCACCCGGATCGGGATGCTAGAGTTTCACTCGTTGCAAGGGCCTGTGGCGCAGTCTGGTAGCGCACCTCGTTCGCATCGAGGGGGTCTGGGGTTCAAATCCCCACAGGTCCACGCACAGCTCGAAGCCCCGGCGGGTTTTCCCGTCGGGGCTTCGGCATGTCCGAGGTTCGGTCGGGATGTCCGCGGCCGTCAGTCCCGGACTCCTGCCAGGTCCACCGGCCTTCGCCGCAGGGACAGTGCCGCCGGGACCAGGGCCGCGACCACGGCGAGTGCCGCGCAGGTCGTGGTCGTCGTGGCGAGGGCCTGCCACGGGAGTTCGAGCGAGGTCCGTACGGACAGGAGGCGCAGCGCGCCCCACATGCCCAGCAGGTTCAGTGCGGCGACCAGCAGGCCGAGGACCGCGCCCACCGTCACCACCAGCAGAGCTTCCGCGCCGACCACTCCCAGTACCTGTCGGCGGGTCGCGCCGGCCAGGCGCAGCGCGGCCAGTTCGCGGGCTCGGTCGGAGGTGGCCATGGTCATCGTGTTGGCGAGGGAGATGCCCGTGTAGGCGAGGGCGATGCCGAGCACCAGGAGGAGGCCGACGCGGGTTGCCGGGTCGGAGCCCGAGGGCGGGGAACCGGCCCTCAGCCATTGGGCGTTGGTGAGCAGCCGGCCACCGGTCTCCTCGACGGCCCTGCGCAGGGCCGCTGTCGTCGCCGGAGCGTCCGCGTCGGCCGTCAGGGTCACGTCCAGCCGGTCGGGCCGGGCTCCCCGGGCGTTGGCCGGGGTGACGTACGCGCCGTTGTCCCCCGTGCCGGTGGCCAGGGTCGCGGCGATCCGCAGTGATCGTTTCGTGCCGTCGCCCAGCCACACCGTCACCCGCTCGCCCACCGTGTGCCGTTCCCACTCCTCGTTGACGATGATCGAGTCGTCGTCGAGGTCGGTCACCCGGCCCGATGTCACCGGCAGGTCGGCCGTCGCGGCGAGCGGGGCCGGATCGGCCGTGCGGGCCTCGGACTTGATGAGCGCCACGCCCTCCTCCAGGACGTGGACGGCGGTCGGCGCGGTCGCGGAGACCTCGGCCACTCCCGGCAGGGTGCGCAGACGTGCCGCCAGTTGTGTGTCGAAGGCCGACCCGGGGGGTGCGGTGGCGACGAGGTCGGCTGTCGTCGCGTGGCGCAGCTCGGTCGCCCTCGCCTCGGTGAGGGTCGCGGTGGCGCCCAGGAGGGATCCCGTGAGAGCCACGGTGACCAGGACAGGGGCCGCGATCGCGGCGGTACGGCGGACGTTCGCTGTGCTGTTCTCGCGGGCCAGCAGCACTGTTGCGCCCGGGAGTCGGGCCAGTGGCCGGGTGAGGAAGCGGGTCAGGGGGCGGACGAGAACCGGCGCGAGAAGCGCGGTCGCGGTGATCAGGAGCAGGGGACGGCTCGTGTACGTCTTGCGGTGGAGCAGATCGCCCGGGTCGGTGAGCAGGGACAGGGTGAGGGTCAGTACGGCCGTCAGCAGGAGGGCCGCGCCGATCAGGAGGCGGGTGCGGGGCAGGGGGCGGATGTTCGGCGCGGCCTCGCGCAGCGCCTCCGTGGGAGCGGTGCGGCCCGCGCGCCAGGATGCGGCCGTCACACCGCACAGCGCCACCAACAGGCCTGTCCAGAACGCCAGATGGTACGGCCACACGTGGTCGCCGAGCACGAACCAGCGCGGTGCGACACCACCCGCGACCGTCCACTCGACGAGACGCGGCGCAGCGTACGCGCCGAGTGCGCAGCCGGTGGCCGAGGCGAGGACACCGACCGTCAGGGCCTCCGCGAGGACCATGCGGCGGAGTTGGCCCGGGGTCGCTCCGGCGGTGCGCAGGAGGCCGAACTCCCGTTGTCGCTGGGCCACCGTGAACGCGAACGTCGACGCCACGACGAACACCGACACGAAGCCGGTGACCCCGCCCGCCGTGCCGAACAGTGCGTTCAGGGCGGTGAGCGCCTCCCCGTCCCGGTCGGGGTCCGCGTCCGCGAGGCGTCGGGCGCCACCGGTCAGGACCGTGACGCCGCCGACGCCGCGCACTGTCTCCCGTACGGCCGTCACGTCGTCGGTGTCCACCACCAACTGGGCGCTGTACGGCACGAGTTCGGCGGCCCGCGCGTCCGTGAGGAACATGGCGTTCTCGAAGTCCGGCGCGGTCCCCGGGGGTCGTACCGTCCCGACTATCCGTACCGTGCCGTAGGTGGTGGACACCCGGTCGCCGGGCTTCGCCCAGTCGCCGGTCACGACCACCTCGTCGGCGGTTCTCGGGGGCCGGCCTTCGGTGATCGTGTACGGGGCGAAGGCGGCGGTCGACCAGGGGTGGGCCAGCAGGTCGTCGGGGGCGGAGCCCGTGTCGGCTCGTACGGCGAAGGTTCTGTCCTCCACGACCCTTCCCAGGGTGCGCAGTTGGGCGACGAGCTTCGCCGGTAGCGGGCGGGGGTGGGCCAGGCGCTGTGTCTCGGTGCCGTTCGGGGTTCGTACGCGGAGGGTGTCCGTGCCTCGTACGACCAGCGGTGCGGCTGCGAACCGTTCGGGGCTGCGGGCGTGGGCGTCCAGGGTGGCGGCCAGGGCCAGACCCATGACGGCGATCAGGGCGACGCCGAGGGAGAGGGCCACGAAGCTGCCGGTGAAGGCCGTCCAGCGGGTGCGGAGAGTGGTCGTCGTCAGCACGGAGCGGCCTCCGGACGGGTCGCCTGCGCGGACTCCAGGGCTGCCATACGGGCGGCGACGGCCTCTGCCGACGGGGCCGCCACCTCGTCGTGCACCCTGCCGTCGACGAGGAGGACCACACGGTCCGCGTACGACGCCGCCACCGGGTCGTGCGTGACCATGACGACCGTCAGACCGTCCGTGTCGACCATCGCCCGCAGCAGCCGGAGTACCTCGTGCCCCGTCCGGGAGTCCAGCGCGCCGGTCGGCTCGTCGGCGAACAGGACCTCGGGGCGGGTGATCAACGCGCGGGCCAGGGCCACCCGTTGCTGCTGGCCACCGGAGAGCTCCGGCGGGCGGTGACGGGCCCGGTCGGCGAGGCCGACCTGTGTCAGCGCCTTCCGGATCTGCGACCTGGCAGGGCGGCGCCTGGCCAGCCGCAGGGGGAGCGCCACGTTCTGCTCGGCGGTCAGGGAAGGGAGCAGATTGAACGCCTGGAAGACGAAACCCACGCGGGCACGGCGCAGCAGGGTCAACTCCCGTTCGTTCAG contains these protein-coding regions:
- a CDS encoding ABC transporter ATP-binding protein translates to MDSDAIQLRDVTRKFGTGGRDGSVVTALDSITLAFPRGTFTAVMGPSGSGKSTLLQCAAGLDRPTSGSVTLDGTELTALNERELTLLRRARVGFVFQAFNLLPSLTAEQNVALPLRLARRRPARSQIRKALTQVGLADRARHRPPELSGGQQQRVALARALITRPEVLFADEPTGALDSRTGHEVLRLLRAMVDTDGLTVVMVTHDPVAASYADRVVLLVDGRVHDEVAAPSAEAVAARMAALESAQATRPEAAPC